From a single Arachis hypogaea cultivar Tifrunner chromosome 3, arahy.Tifrunner.gnm2.J5K5, whole genome shotgun sequence genomic region:
- the LOC112734502 gene encoding uncharacterized protein, translating into MMTRGVNPPFQPNGEYQISRLPPPPSHSYRPQNRQHYAPPPSRPPSSSSKSSSCKACCCCMFLLVSFLSLVLLVILLALVLSIKPKKPQVDLIQVDVQYVSITSNDPATTATTATLSLAIRLLFAVVNPNRVGIRYGDSRFTVMYRGIPLARVLVPGFYQDPHCVKDVVTAVAVDRLNLLQADAAELISDAVINDRVEFRVLGNVAARIRVLRLFDSPRVQVSVDCVIVISPRKQSLSYKQCGIDALNV; encoded by the exons atgatGACAAGAGGAGTTAACCCACCATTTCAGCCAAACGGGGAGTACCAGATATCAAggctaccaccaccaccatcgcATTCCTACCGGCCTCAAAACCGCCAGCACTACGCCCCGCCGCCATCGCGGCCCCCCTCTTCGTCTTCGAAGTCGTCGTCGTGCAAGGCCTGCTGCTGCTGCATGTTCCTGCTGGTCTCCTTCTTGTCCCTCGTTCTCCTTGTAATCCTCTTGGCATTGGTTCTATCCATCAAACCCAAGAAGCCACAGGTGGACCTCATTCAAGTGGACGTACAGTACGTTTCCATCACCTCTAACGACCCCGCAACAACTGCAACTACTGCCACGCTGTCCCTCGCCATTCGGTTACTTTTCGCGGTGGTGAATCCCAACAGGGTTGGGATCAGGTACGGCGATTCCAGGTTCACAGTCATGTACCGCGGAATACCTTTAGCTAGGGTTCTGGTGCCTGGTTTCTACCAGGATCCGCACTGCGTGAAGGACGTCGTCACCGCCGTGGCCGTTGATCGTCTTAACTTGCTTCAGGCTGATGCCGCTGAGTTGATCAGTGACGCAGTCATCAATGACAGGGTCGAGTTTCGGGTTCTTGGTAACGTTGCTGCTAGGATTCGTGTCCTTCGTCTCTTTGATTCTCCTCGTGTTCAG GTCTCTGTGGATTGTGTTATAGTGATTAGTCCACGAAAGCAGTCTCTGAGTTACAAGCAGTGTGGAATCGATGCATTGAATGTTTAA
- the LOC112734501 gene encoding uncharacterized protein: MGSSGTAVEKSEEQLRSEIDELLRQQREITERLRDPRGLRRGPFSAPRRQPFPPHGDRNEPEGQPPAKRRLSSAVVRVEEEGELIQDDPAHAPKSVNTNGTSATNQSNSQHQTGWSRRDRNSNMDSDTPAAEPVPRVLPKNDDPRLVNRNKRMLGQLLGTLEKFRKEDMKLSGTEAYMRRSTSLQRAEQRAREESERLRKEEREQIAEKRRRDLTLRARVAAKTEEKKLELLFLKWSEHHKKLGNFIRTKTEPPIYYLPKKPLHEDAAIFEKQKEEAFLEWKNARREEVSEYQKQIGEQYLANVEKDMERWQNARKARKVNNDQDLQETMDKELDTHRLEHGPKKRKIPGGSNNEDDEDVEDINIGEEDLMEDVLEDDAGRRVDETTTAEASNPSYDPAVDSDNVDQK; this comes from the exons ATGGGCAGCAGCGGCACTGCGGTGGAGAAGTCGGAGGAGCAGCTCCGCAGTGAGATCGATGAGCTTCTCCGCCAACAGCGCGAG ATTACGGAGCGGCTTCGTGATCCTCGAGGCCTTCGAAGGGGTCCCTTCTCAGCTCCTCGCCGACAACCCTTTCCTCCCCAT GGAGACAGGAATGAACCGGAAGGTCAACCTCCTGCTAAACGCCGGCTTTCTTCTGCTGTTGTCAGG GTAGAGGAGGAGGGAGAATTGATTCAGGATGATCCTGCTCATGCACCGAAGAGTGTTAACACTAATGGGACCAGTGCTACTAATCAATCTAATTCTCAACACCAGACTGGGTGGTCTAGGAGAGACAGAAATTCCAACATG GACTCAGACACTCCTGCTGCAGAACCCGTTCCAAGGGTATTGCCAAAGAATGATGATCCTCGCTTGGTTAACAGGAACAAGAGAATGCTTGGTCAGCTTCTTGGAACTTTGGAG AAATTTAGAAAGGAAGACATGAAACTCTCAGGAACAGAGGCATACATGCGGAGATCTACTTCTTTGCAAAGG GCTGAGCAAAGAGCACGTGAAGAAAGCGAAAGGCTAAGGAAAGAAGAGCGTGAACAAATTGCTGAAAAACGCAGGAGAGACTTG ACACTTCGGGCACGTGTGGCTGCTAAAACTGAAGAAAAGAAGCTGGAATTGTTGTTTCTTAAGTGGAGTGAACATCATAAAAAACTTGGAAATTTTATAAG GACTAAGACAGAGCCTCCCATATATTATTTACCTAAGAAGCCATTACATGAAGATGCTGCGATATTTGAGAAGCAGAAAGAAGAG GCTTTTCTAGAATGGAAGAATGCAAGGAGAGAGGAAGTGTCTGAGTATCAGAAACAAATTGGGGAGCAGTACCTTGCAAACGTTGAGAAAGATATGGAAAGATGGCAGAATGCAAGAAAAGCTCGGAAAGTAAATAACGACCAGGATTTACAGGAAACTATGGACAAAGAATTGGATACACATAGGCTTGAGCATGgtccaaagaaaaggaaaatacctGGTGGAAGCAAcaatgaagatgatgaagatgtgGAAGACATCAATATTGGAGAGGAAGACTTGATGGAGGATGTTTTAGAGGATGATGCTGGTAGAAGAGTTGATGAAACAACCACAGCAGAAGCAAGTAACCCTAGTTATGATCCTGCAGTTGATTCTGATAATGTAGACCAGAAGTGA
- the LOC112734504 gene encoding uncharacterized protein isoform X2 — protein sequence MEGNEHSLVPQWLKRSRVAGSQLTSPPSSDHITYDGYEGTRKGSGITRSYSSVRGWPDREWEKDFDDVFDKDKLFRRKYNRNHSDSVDSILSNRFEKDLLLRSQSMNSGSGKWRETRSRRTSGDRSNPQGNHAESNDMVTGVIGIKDKSVFEEEFPLLGAEDKHSSSDGRVLSSSSSNCTPPTSTSSEIISNDLSSTSDEVRMTVGSSSMALMMRQHTDLAKTTSIAPGTMSLSMAETLAQGPSHSETLPQVASPSEKSKVKTGQQQYPFSYSRLPSHSSQSAFGNSDVQKTVSSNSRNVSTSQELNGFSSVAKDNLSSSRVICPTGATASTSISYPYNSSGDSSIPSAWMTIEKRPTFQTQSRSDFFKNLSKKSSSKNSCSDVCPNGISCALEKSEVGKSTATSSVNSLAESSSVITENAAAAAAAASKPLKFSSNGEQQHSTNPVLHPDEEIAFLRSLGWEESAGEDEGLTEDEIQDFYEKYLKLQPSSNISLRSGSKPDSIGT from the exons ATGGAAGGAAATGAGCATTCACTAGTGCCACAATGGTTGAAAAGAAGTAGGGTGGCTGGTAGCCAACTCACATCACCTCCAAGCTCTG ATCATATTACCTATGATGGCTATGAAGGGACTAGAAAAGGTTCTGGCATCACAAGGTCCTATAGTTCTGTAAGAGGCTGGCCTGATAGAGAATGGGAGAAAGATTTTGATGACGTCTTTGACAAGGACAAGCTGTTTCGTCGCAAGTATAACCGTAACCATTCTGACAGTGTGGATAGTATATTGTCCAATAGGTTTGAGAAGGATTTGTTGTTACGATCACAGTCTATGAACTCTGGGTCTGGGAAATGGAGAGAGACTCGCTCCCGTAGAACTTCAGGTGACAGAAGCAATCCACAAGGAAACCATGCAGAGAGTAATGATATGGTTACTGGTGTTATTGGCATAAAGGATAAATCTGTGTTTGAAGAGGAGTTTCCTTTACTTGGAGCAGAAGACAAACACAGTAGTTCTGATGGAAGAGTGTTATCTTCTAGCTCAAGTAATTGCACTCCACCAACCAGCACTTCTTCAGAGATTATCAGCAATGACCTTAGCTCGACATCAGATGAGGTTCGAATGACTGTTGGAAGCAGTAGCATGGCTTTAATGATGCGTCAGCACACTGATCTTGCAAAAACAACTTCAATTGCTCCAGGCACAATGAGCCTCAGCATGGCTGAGACATTGGCTCAGGGTCCATCTCATTCTGAGACACTTCCACAA GTAGCTAGCCCTTCAGAGAAATCTAAGGTCAAGACAGGGCAGCAGCAGTATCCCTTCTCATATTCACGTTTGCCCAGTCATTCTTCACAGAGTGCTTTTGGAAACTCTGATGTGCAGAAGACTGTTTCCAGTAATTCCCGTAATGTCAGCACTTCACAAGAGTTGAATGGTTTCTCTTCGGTTGCAAAGGACAACTTGAGTTCCAGTAGAGTAATCTGCCCAACTGGAGCAACTGCTTCGACTTCTATCTCTTATCCCTATAACAGTTCTGGTGATAGTTCAATCCCTTCTGCGTGGATGACAATAGAGAAGAGGCCAACTTTTCAGACCCAGAGCAGGAGTGATTTCTTTAAGAATCTGTCAAAGAAGAGTTCCTCAAAAAACTCTTGTTCCGATGTTTGCCCTAATGGAATTTCATGTGCCTTGGAGAAGTCTGAAGTTGGCAAAAGCACTGCCACTTCTTCTGTGAACTCTTTGGCTGAGAGCAGCTCTGTAATTACTGAaaatgctgctgctgctgctgctgctgccagTAAACCATTGAAATTTTCAAGCAATGGAGAACAGCAGCATAGCACCAACCCAGTTCTCCATCCAGATGAAGAGATTGCATTCTTACGATCACTAGGGTGGGAGGAAAGTGCTGGAGAGGATGAAGGCCTCACTGAGGATGAGATACAAGACTTCTATGAGAAG TATTTGAAATTGCAACCGTCATCAAATATTTCTCTGAGGAGCGGGTCAAAGCCGGATTCCATTGGCACTTGA
- the LOC112734504 gene encoding uncharacterized protein isoform X1 has translation MEGNEHSLVPQWLKRSRVAGSQLTSPPSSDHITYDGYEGTRKGSGITRSYSSVRGWPDREWEKDFDDVFDKDKLFRRKYNRNHSDSVDSILSNRFEKDLLLRSQSMNSGSGKWRETRSRRTSGDRSNPQGNHAESNDMVTGVIGIKDKSVFEEEFPLLGAEDKHSSSDGRVLSSSSSNCTPPTSTSSEIISNDLSSTSDEVRMTVGSSSMALMMRQHTDLAKTTSIAPGTMSLSMAETLAQGPSHSETLPQLSIGMQKPEELALKQSRLLIPMMPLSPRSLVASPSEKSKVKTGQQQYPFSYSRLPSHSSQSAFGNSDVQKTVSSNSRNVSTSQELNGFSSVAKDNLSSSRVICPTGATASTSISYPYNSSGDSSIPSAWMTIEKRPTFQTQSRSDFFKNLSKKSSSKNSCSDVCPNGISCALEKSEVGKSTATSSVNSLAESSSVITENAAAAAAAASKPLKFSSNGEQQHSTNPVLHPDEEIAFLRSLGWEESAGEDEGLTEDEIQDFYEKYLKLQPSSNISLRSGSKPDSIGT, from the exons ATGGAAGGAAATGAGCATTCACTAGTGCCACAATGGTTGAAAAGAAGTAGGGTGGCTGGTAGCCAACTCACATCACCTCCAAGCTCTG ATCATATTACCTATGATGGCTATGAAGGGACTAGAAAAGGTTCTGGCATCACAAGGTCCTATAGTTCTGTAAGAGGCTGGCCTGATAGAGAATGGGAGAAAGATTTTGATGACGTCTTTGACAAGGACAAGCTGTTTCGTCGCAAGTATAACCGTAACCATTCTGACAGTGTGGATAGTATATTGTCCAATAGGTTTGAGAAGGATTTGTTGTTACGATCACAGTCTATGAACTCTGGGTCTGGGAAATGGAGAGAGACTCGCTCCCGTAGAACTTCAGGTGACAGAAGCAATCCACAAGGAAACCATGCAGAGAGTAATGATATGGTTACTGGTGTTATTGGCATAAAGGATAAATCTGTGTTTGAAGAGGAGTTTCCTTTACTTGGAGCAGAAGACAAACACAGTAGTTCTGATGGAAGAGTGTTATCTTCTAGCTCAAGTAATTGCACTCCACCAACCAGCACTTCTTCAGAGATTATCAGCAATGACCTTAGCTCGACATCAGATGAGGTTCGAATGACTGTTGGAAGCAGTAGCATGGCTTTAATGATGCGTCAGCACACTGATCTTGCAAAAACAACTTCAATTGCTCCAGGCACAATGAGCCTCAGCATGGCTGAGACATTGGCTCAGGGTCCATCTCATTCTGAGACACTTCCACAA TTGTCTATTGGTATGCAAAAGCCTGAAGAGTTGGCCCTTAAACAATCTAGGCTATTAATACCCATGATGCCCTTGTCGCCAAGGTCCTTG GTAGCTAGCCCTTCAGAGAAATCTAAGGTCAAGACAGGGCAGCAGCAGTATCCCTTCTCATATTCACGTTTGCCCAGTCATTCTTCACAGAGTGCTTTTGGAAACTCTGATGTGCAGAAGACTGTTTCCAGTAATTCCCGTAATGTCAGCACTTCACAAGAGTTGAATGGTTTCTCTTCGGTTGCAAAGGACAACTTGAGTTCCAGTAGAGTAATCTGCCCAACTGGAGCAACTGCTTCGACTTCTATCTCTTATCCCTATAACAGTTCTGGTGATAGTTCAATCCCTTCTGCGTGGATGACAATAGAGAAGAGGCCAACTTTTCAGACCCAGAGCAGGAGTGATTTCTTTAAGAATCTGTCAAAGAAGAGTTCCTCAAAAAACTCTTGTTCCGATGTTTGCCCTAATGGAATTTCATGTGCCTTGGAGAAGTCTGAAGTTGGCAAAAGCACTGCCACTTCTTCTGTGAACTCTTTGGCTGAGAGCAGCTCTGTAATTACTGAaaatgctgctgctgctgctgctgctgccagTAAACCATTGAAATTTTCAAGCAATGGAGAACAGCAGCATAGCACCAACCCAGTTCTCCATCCAGATGAAGAGATTGCATTCTTACGATCACTAGGGTGGGAGGAAAGTGCTGGAGAGGATGAAGGCCTCACTGAGGATGAGATACAAGACTTCTATGAGAAG TATTTGAAATTGCAACCGTCATCAAATATTTCTCTGAGGAGCGGGTCAAAGCCGGATTCCATTGGCACTTGA
- the LOC112734504 gene encoding uncharacterized protein isoform X3 produces MNSGSGKWRETRSRRTSGDRSNPQGNHAESNDMVTGVIGIKDKSVFEEEFPLLGAEDKHSSSDGRVLSSSSSNCTPPTSTSSEIISNDLSSTSDEVRMTVGSSSMALMMRQHTDLAKTTSIAPGTMSLSMAETLAQGPSHSETLPQLSIGMQKPEELALKQSRLLIPMMPLSPRSLVASPSEKSKVKTGQQQYPFSYSRLPSHSSQSAFGNSDVQKTVSSNSRNVSTSQELNGFSSVAKDNLSSSRVICPTGATASTSISYPYNSSGDSSIPSAWMTIEKRPTFQTQSRSDFFKNLSKKSSSKNSCSDVCPNGISCALEKSEVGKSTATSSVNSLAESSSVITENAAAAAAAASKPLKFSSNGEQQHSTNPVLHPDEEIAFLRSLGWEESAGEDEGLTEDEIQDFYEKYLKLQPSSNISLRSGSKPDSIGT; encoded by the exons ATGAACTCTGGGTCTGGGAAATGGAGAGAGACTCGCTCCCGTAGAACTTCAGGTGACAGAAGCAATCCACAAGGAAACCATGCAGAGAGTAATGATATGGTTACTGGTGTTATTGGCATAAAGGATAAATCTGTGTTTGAAGAGGAGTTTCCTTTACTTGGAGCAGAAGACAAACACAGTAGTTCTGATGGAAGAGTGTTATCTTCTAGCTCAAGTAATTGCACTCCACCAACCAGCACTTCTTCAGAGATTATCAGCAATGACCTTAGCTCGACATCAGATGAGGTTCGAATGACTGTTGGAAGCAGTAGCATGGCTTTAATGATGCGTCAGCACACTGATCTTGCAAAAACAACTTCAATTGCTCCAGGCACAATGAGCCTCAGCATGGCTGAGACATTGGCTCAGGGTCCATCTCATTCTGAGACACTTCCACAA TTGTCTATTGGTATGCAAAAGCCTGAAGAGTTGGCCCTTAAACAATCTAGGCTATTAATACCCATGATGCCCTTGTCGCCAAGGTCCTTG GTAGCTAGCCCTTCAGAGAAATCTAAGGTCAAGACAGGGCAGCAGCAGTATCCCTTCTCATATTCACGTTTGCCCAGTCATTCTTCACAGAGTGCTTTTGGAAACTCTGATGTGCAGAAGACTGTTTCCAGTAATTCCCGTAATGTCAGCACTTCACAAGAGTTGAATGGTTTCTCTTCGGTTGCAAAGGACAACTTGAGTTCCAGTAGAGTAATCTGCCCAACTGGAGCAACTGCTTCGACTTCTATCTCTTATCCCTATAACAGTTCTGGTGATAGTTCAATCCCTTCTGCGTGGATGACAATAGAGAAGAGGCCAACTTTTCAGACCCAGAGCAGGAGTGATTTCTTTAAGAATCTGTCAAAGAAGAGTTCCTCAAAAAACTCTTGTTCCGATGTTTGCCCTAATGGAATTTCATGTGCCTTGGAGAAGTCTGAAGTTGGCAAAAGCACTGCCACTTCTTCTGTGAACTCTTTGGCTGAGAGCAGCTCTGTAATTACTGAaaatgctgctgctgctgctgctgctgccagTAAACCATTGAAATTTTCAAGCAATGGAGAACAGCAGCATAGCACCAACCCAGTTCTCCATCCAGATGAAGAGATTGCATTCTTACGATCACTAGGGTGGGAGGAAAGTGCTGGAGAGGATGAAGGCCTCACTGAGGATGAGATACAAGACTTCTATGAGAAG TATTTGAAATTGCAACCGTCATCAAATATTTCTCTGAGGAGCGGGTCAAAGCCGGATTCCATTGGCACTTGA